One Ostrinia nubilalis chromosome 4, ilOstNubi1.1, whole genome shotgun sequence DNA window includes the following coding sequences:
- the LOC135088637 gene encoding GPN-loop GTPase 2: MKPVHKYYGQLIIGPPGAGKTTYCYRMSTVLKKSGRKVVLVNLDPANDGMCYEPDIDIRQLIHLENVMTQQNLGPNGALLYCMEYLEKNIDWLLEQIKGENFADFIFDLPGQVELYCHHNSLSNIINNLTNNGNLQLCVVHLVDSHHCSDAGKFISALMLSLNAMLKIGLPHVNLLTKVDLLKKHINKLDFGIDFYTEVLDLNYLLDCLDSDNFTSKYEKLNRAFVSIIEDYSLVTFQLVNMMDEKSLMAVKNLVDKVNGYVFKSNEGRHINSMLACAMGVTNPVTDDIVE; the protein is encoded by the coding sequence ATGAAGCCAGTCCACAAATATTATGGTCAACTAATAATTGGTCCCCCAGGCGCTGGAAAAACTACTTATTGCTATAGAATGTCGACAGTGTTGAAGAAGAGTGGAAGAAAAGTTGTTTTGGTAAACCTTGACCCGGCTAACGATGGAATGTGTTATGAACCAGACATTGATATAAGACAATTGATACACCTGGAAAATGTCATGACCCAACAGAACCTTGGGCCAAATGGTGCCTTACTTTATTGTATGGAAtatctagaaaaaaatattgattggCTGTTAGAGCAAATAAAAGGTGAAAACTTTGCCGATTTCATATTTGATTTACCTGGTCAAGTGGAACTTTATTGCCATCACAACAGTCTAAGCAATATCATTAACAATCTAACTAACAATGGAAATCTTCAATTGTGTGTGGTCCACCTGGTGGATTCACATCATTGCTCAGATGCTGGGAAATTCATATCAGCTCTTATGTTATCATTGAATGCAATGTTGAAAATTGGACTCCCACATGTAAATCTTTTGACAAAAGTAGATTTGCTTAAGAAgcacataaataaattagactTTGGAATTGATTTTTATACTGAAGTTTTAGATTTGAACTACCTTCTTGATTGCTTAGACAGTGATAATTTTACAAGCAAATATGAAAAGTTAAATCGTGCTTTTGTTTCGATTATTGAAGACTATAGTTTAGTCACATTCCAACTTGTTAACATGATGGATGAAAAAAGTTTGATGGCTGTTAAAAATTTAGTGGACAAAGTAAATGGATATGTTTTTAAGAGTAATGAAGGAAGACATATAAATAGTATGTTAGCTTGTGCAATGGGTGTTACAAATCCTGTTACTGATGATATTGTGGAGTAA
- the LOC135071361 gene encoding uncharacterized protein LOC135071361 codes for MAPLPLVAGVVVGQWGGGSYPQRAQRYPQAILEGLEVEFAMAPLLLVAGVEVGQWGGGSYPQRAQRYPQQQVSYVGYTPPTRNSYGGRGWRGARGGRGRGRGRGAAPARGGRRTRRDEPEQPVKPTTLTVNGKTVRPEDIAAQAEEGSPHEDNSAADNEVEGAQPQKTKTAKNMKKNIGKGKKKSSNPKTDAQLEVNGPLDKNKMEQNHKSEKEHMGQGDAPVSN; via the exons ATGGCGCCGCTGCCGCTGGTGGCAGGCGTGGTGGTCGGCCAGTGGGGCGGCGGCAGCTACCCGCAGCGCGCGCAGAGATACCCACAG GCCATCCTCGAAGGTCTGGAGGTGGAGTTCGCTATGGCGCCGCTGCTGTTGGTAGCGGGCGTGGAAGTCGGACAGTGGGGCGGCGGCAGCTACCCGCAGCGCGCGCAGAGATACCCGCAG CAACAAGTGAGCTACGTGGGCTACACGCCGCCCACCCGCAACTCGTACGGCGGGCGCGggtggcgcggcgcgcgcggcgggcgaggccgcgggcgcgggcgcggcgcggcgccggcgcgcggcgggcggcgcacGCGGCGCGACGAGCCCGAGCAGCCCGTCAAGCCCACCACGCTCACTGTCAACGG GAAAACGGTGAGACCGGAAGACATTGCTGCACAGGCTGAAGAAGGAAGCCCGCATGAGGATAACTCTGCTGCAGACAATGAAGTTGAAG GAGCACAGCCTCAAAAAACCAAGACTGCTAAAAATATGAAGAAAAACATTGGAAAAGGCAAGAAGAAGAGTTCCAATCCGAAGACTGACGCCCAGTTAGAAGTTAACGGGCCACTCGATAAGAACAAG ATGGAGCAAAACCACAAATCTGAAAAGGAGCATATGGGCCAAGGCGATGCACCTGTTTCTAATTAA